A single Watersipora subatra chromosome 7, tzWatSuba1.1, whole genome shotgun sequence DNA region contains:
- the LOC137400269 gene encoding probable glutathione S-transferase 8 — protein MATKDKLVYLPLRARGEAIRMLYVVARKKFDDTRITGDDFAAYKPKTPFGQLPVLETTEGMLCNSNVIARHVARKLGLSGKTQWEETLHDLVTECAQDCINMYALPNIYNWQVFKLVPVPENSEELLQKAKTKWTKVLEYVESLAKKRGKKYIVSNELGLADLFLFAAMEFSKTGTPDIMTLTPWAKQFTAKVAADPKLTKYLADRPEATV, from the exons ATGGCCACCAAAGACAAGCTGGTCTACCTTCCTCTGAGAGCCAGAGGAGAAGCTATCAGAATGCTTTACGTAGTGGCTAGAAAAAAGTTTGATGACACACGTATCACCGGTGATGACTTTGCAGCATACAAACCGA AGACACCATTTGGCCAGCTACCAGTTCTGGAGACCACTGAAGGGATGCTGTGTAACTCCAATGTTATAGCGAGACACGTAGCAAGAAAACTAG GGCTAAGCGGAAAGACTCAATGGGAGGAAACCTTGCATGACCTGGTTACTGAATGCGCCCAAGATTGTATCAATATGTATGCGTTACCTAATATCTACAATTGGCAAGTCTTCAAACTCGTACCCGTCCCTGAGAACAGCGAGGAATTGTTGCAAAAAGCAAAGACTAAATGGACAAAGGTTCTTGAGTATGTCGAATCTTTGGCTAAAAAGAGAGGAAAGAAATATATAGTCAGTAATGAG CTCGGCCTAGCTGACCTGTTTCTGTTTGCGGCCATGGAATTCAGCAAAACTGGTACTCCAGACATCATGACCTTGACACCATGGGCTAAGCAGTTCACAGCGAAGGTAGCTGCTGATCCAAAGCTAACTAAATACCTGGCTGATCGACCCGAGGCTACAGTATAA
- the LOC137400113 gene encoding probable glutathione S-transferase 8, whose translation MATKDKLVYLPLRARGEAIRMLYVVAGKKFDDTRITGDDFAAYKPKTPFGQLPVLETAEGMLCNSNVIARHVARKLGLSGKTQWEETLHDLVTECAQDCINMYALPNIYNWQVFKLVPVPENSEELLQKAKTKWTKVLEYVESLAKKRGKKYIVSNELGLADLFLFAAMEFSKTGTPDIMTLTPWAKQFTEKVAADPKLTKYLADRPEATV comes from the exons ATGGCCACCAAAGACAAGCTGGTCTACCTTCCTCTAAGAGCCAGAGGAGAAGCTATCAGAATGCTCTATGTAGTGGCTGGAAAAAAGTTTGATGATACGCGTATCACCGGTGATGACTTCGCAGCATACAAGCCGA AGACTCCATTTGGCCAGCTACCAGTTCTGGAGACCGCTGAAGGGATGCTGTGTAACTCCAATGTTATAGCGAGACACGTAGCAAGAAAACTAG GGCTAAGTGGAAAGACTCAATGGGAGGAAACTTTGCATGACCTGGTTACGGAATGCGCCCAAGACTGTATCAATATGTATGCGTTACCTAATATCTACAATTGGCAAGTCTTCAAACTCGTACCCGTCCCTGAGAACAGCGAGGAATTGTTGCAAAAAGCAAAGACTAAATGGACAAAGGTTCTTGAATATGTCGAATCTTTGGCTAAAAAAAGAGGAAAGAAATATATAGTCAGTAATGAG CTCGGCCTAGCTGACCTGTTTCTGTTTGCGGCCATGGAATTCAGCAAAACCGGTACTCCAGACATCATGACCTTGACACCATGGGCTAAGCAGTTCACAGAGAAGGTAGCTGCTGATCCAAAGCTAACTAAATACCTGGCTGACCGACCCGAGGCTACAGTATAA